Within Ciona intestinalis unplaced genomic scaffold, KH HT000076.2, whole genome shotgun sequence, the genomic segment tttatctGTGTCCAACTATTCCTGCCTCCCTTTACacctaaaacagcttttatctGTGTCtgactatccctgcctcccttTGACacctaaaacagcttttatctATGTtcaactatccctgcctctcCTGGACCCCTGCAGTATTACATGTTTGGCACCTATGACAGACCATACAAAAGTTCCATGGTGTGCCATACGACCAGATCAGTCCTCACAAAATAAGAGCAAGTGATTTAAACAGTACTAACTGAATTTTATGGGTGACTGAAATTATACCAAACATGAAGTACTGTATACATTATACTAACAACCATAAAGGGTCccaaaaaattgtacaaaattaaaaaaggtctAAAGCTGGCTGTACACAATATCCGGAAATCGTACATTTTGTCCGTTTTGTCccgatttcgctgccgcatgcggaattggacacgggtttgcatacgacttcgcatgcgaattcgtacgacggatactgtgtacagccaccttaaagCAAAAGTTTAGGACACCTGTTCTAAACAAACCTGTTATGAGGATCCACTGCTATAGCTCTCGGAAGGTCTAGATTGTTCCACAGTAAAACTTTCCTGTGACTTCCATCTAATTCACTAACTTCAATTCTTTTTGTTCCACGGTCTGTCCAGTACAGTTTTCGACCGATCCAGTCGCATGCGAGGCCTTCAGGTTTAACCATACCCGAAACAAGTACGTCCATTTTTTTGCGCTGTGGGGTCGTCATGTCAACGTACTGGATCTGTCGAAAAGttgaatttgaaaaaaaaacgtcaatgaaatttttggaaaaaaaggcatttttttactgtatatattcctttttttgcttattttaattCTTATCATGAAAGATTATTTTGTGGTAAAAGTAAAGTTCTGTGTATtctataacataatttaaaattgaaatttatcttttctaaaaaaaaattatcaaacaaTCCCTAGAAAATTCTCAATTAtctgaaattaaacaaaatttatttgtaaaaacttgTACTATAATATACcctaaatataacatatataatttagaattgaattttatctttttaaacaaaaaatatcaaacaatACTCTAGAAAAATAATcctattaaacaaaatttatttgtaaaaacagcTACTATTTATATACCCTTCCATTAAGACAGTCAATCCAGTAGATATGCTGTTCCTCAAAGAAGAAATCACAGGCTAATGCTCCTTTTAAGTCTGAAGCCACGATAACTGTGTTGTTGGGCTCACCAGATGGAATTAATCGAATATCAACATGATTTGCGAGCAATAAAAAAGGGGCGTTGAgagctaaaaaaaatttttaatattaaaaaattttaaaaaataatttaaatttaaaaaaacagtttctaataaaaaagGTGTTAAAAGCTATTAagctaaatataaaaaaatattttaaatttaaaaaattgcagtcgatacagttttatacaaataacCTACTTTACTTAGAAAAGGATGTTAAAAgctaaaaagaataaaacctatttcaaattttaaaaatgacagTTTGAGACAGTTTTACataaatactttattatataaaggtattttaaatatatatatatatatatataatttgtgtttttattctatcaCCAATATTTTagcatatataactttattattacaactaaaataatattaaagttacagttgtatttaaaactgaaaGCATTTTTCCCCTATCCAACAAATTTATTGTTACCCATCTAGCTAAGAAACAATGGCACTTGTCCATTTATGAAAGGTTTATCAAAACAGTTGAATTTAAACCAAGTTTCAATTTCAGTGTTTTGATTcggcaaaaataaacaaacacaataaatCATTCTATTCACACAACTTTATTAATAACACCATcagtttttgtattatttaaaccatattaaaactttacctGTACATTACAAAACATAGGGCATAGTAAAGATAGTTTGtgacaaaattacatttagaGTTACAGATTTTAATTCAtgctcattttaaaaatttctatGTTGTGTACAATTGGAAATCTATTGAACCGTTTATTTAATACTATTTATTTGCTGAAttagatttttatatatgtacaaatataaatacaataataataacttttaaatgtgTCTTCgattacgatagcgaagatttagaaatattttaaatgaaaagacaggatatagcgacaaaacaacggtcgttaaaacacaattacaaagcatatatatttagagaagaaaataagcatggtcgctacacctagaaAGTTTTTTAATCATAAAAGACATATGCATATACTGCAATACAGGAAACTAATAATGTCAATTACTTCCTACAAAAAGAACAAGCAAAACTAAGTATTAGTAatgataataaaatattgtatgaCAATTAGACTTACCAGTATCTTTACTTGCATTTGAtgataaaaagtataaaaaagaaataaaaagcagcttcattttatattaaatgttattcTCTCTCATTAAAATCCCTTTTCCGTCGTTTAacgtgtaaaataaaatccaatGTCATAGTGTGCGCCTCCTTAACACATCATACAGCTTTAACTTAACAGCCTGTAtcagaaaatagaaaataatcaGATAATACAAGTTTTAGAAACTATAGAAAGACGTTTTTAAGtcacaaaaataactttataaataatctACGCTGTAAAGTAGATTCTAAATTCTAGACTCTAAAATAAATTCCACGTACTATACTTCTTGTGCACGCGGCAACAAGCGGCCGCTTTAACTAACTACGAAGTTGACGAGCAAGATgaacaaagtaaatattttcaaagatTCGCTTTTTTTCACGCTCTTAAATAAATGGGCGCCTCTTTAGCGTCAGTGCGTGGTTGCGTACAAAGGAGCTGTACTGTCGGTCGGCTCGCCGAAGCTATTTATTGGGGTGTTGTATTTTAGAGAGTAAAATTGGTCGAAATTTCGACGCTAAATTccattttacacattttatttgattCCATACGTGTTCTAAATATCAGAGTTGGTAGATAAGCacgtttatatacggacttgCGGAATATTTATGATGTACGTATACAAAACGTAGGTATATtgtgaaaatattattaaaatataggcTACGTAATTTTGCTGGATACAAACACTCATTTTTTGCATGGAAAACTAAAggcatttaatttttttcggTATTTATTCTAAACCAGTTAACAAACACTGTAAAAATGTCCATATGTATGCCTGAATAAGCacagtgtattttttaaggtttttaaagcttgcatttaaaaaaaatctttttgatTTGTGATTTTGCATACTGTCCATTAAACAGAGAATACATAAGACTGAAATAGTCGATATAGTGAACATAGATACTACATTATATACGTAGTAGTAGTATGTGGCGACGAACCAAACAGTCAAATATGTCATAATTCAGCTTGCTTTATTGCACCGACATACCACTCATTCACAACTGttgcaaaaacaataaaaataatgtaagtATCGcctttaataataaatatacgaGTGTCCTCACATTTTAACTTGGGTAGGACAGTACGAAGTAaggcaatttaaaaaacaataaaactaaCGATGGCACTGACATGCAACAGAGGGCAATGCATCAAAACAATACCCTAAACTTATATATTCATAACCTGCTACACACACATGCTTTTGTGATCTGAACTAAACCACAATTTATTGCCTAATATCACAGTGCGACACCGAAACCACGTTAATTTGGTTAATATTTCCCTTTTTTCTTCATTGCCTTTCGTTTTCTCTCTTCTTCCAGTTTTGCTTCTCTGGCATCTTCTTGCTGTGCGATCTTTAAACTGAAACCAAACAACAttgataaattaattaaatcagGGCCAAGATCAAAAAGAATGCAAATTAAACTATACATGGCTAAAACAGCATGTCATTGCAACTTTATAAATGCAAACATAAGTGATgtcaatatttaacatttgtaAATTCACAGGCACAAAAACTGCGTCACATGGTTTACCTTCTTTTTTCCTCTCTTTCGATATCTTTGAATGAAACATCCATCTTGGAAAGTTCATATTCACTCTCTCTGCCGTACTTGCTTCGATCGTAACCAAATATTGCTCCAATTTGTGCAGAAATTTCATCAGAAGCTCCTTcatctaaaaacaaattgtacaTTTTTATGCTTGTCGCAGTatgatatataataaaaattgaaaacattcACATACCGACATACGCTACACAACAGATAAAATTTAttgacaaattaaaaaaaagtttgaattacttacataaaatttattaacaaaatgaATGTActaaatttgtgtttaaaaaactgtgaATAAATTATTCTTGCCTCCAATTGCAAGCACTTGATCTGCACCATAACACAGTGGTCAGTGTGCCTGCCTTTAGCTCAGAGGCACCCCATGGTCACTTAGGTTCTATAAGTTGTCTTAATTGTCAGCtatgtattaaaaagtatccaaaaaaattaaatacaaagttacatatgcgtTAACTCGAAAGTGGACAAAGGGTGTGTAAAAATAACCTGAAGCATAATGACTCTTAATGTCCAGTCACGTAAgggtaaacaattaaaacaagggtaaatatttattttcacccACCGTTGTCATCAATGAAACCCTCCATGTCCGAGTCATACTCATCATCGTCAGAATCGAGCATTTGGGGACGCCGCAGAGCTGCAGGCAACCCATTTGGAAACCCTCTAGCAAGAGGATGCCCGTGCGCACCAGCCAGCCTACGTCTGTATTCGTCTGCTGCTGAACGTGGACCTTTAGGGCCTGGAAAaggtaaatttttataaatcaaaaatggtaaaaaatgagtgttaattatttaacgTGCAGTGGCACAATGACAGTTACtataacataagttttttttgttttatacacaatatGGCTACTTACCAcaagtaaaaattttttggtactattttttttataatgtatgactgacaatttattttagacaacccataagggaccACTGTGCCAGAAGTGATTGCGGCTAAGTGTCTTTTTTTACTCCCACAATTGTAACAGTGTCGAGCCTGGAACGCACTGATCTAGAGGCGGCCACACGTACCACTGCCCATGGCAGCGGACAATGCCCAAGTCatattttggtaatttttttaaaaattcttaaaaaatatgttaatttttttttttaatttggatGGTTTTAAAGGATTTCTATTTAACCTTGGTTAGGTGGTCGTTGGTTGTTATTCGAAGCTTGTGGATAATTACTTCGAACCCCACCACTCGATACACTCAACGTGCATTTCGAGGATTCGGCTGCCCTGTGTGGGATTGACATAATTGTAAGTAATGGGGTAAACAAGGTTTCGTTAAACATTTTCACAAATGTATAATAATCGGTTCTAGGTTAAAGAAATCACCATaagtgttatattttttaagattttaataAGATCTGGGATGACATTGTTTAGTAGCAGTTACACTTAAAGTTGTCATAGACAGAATTTTTAACCTAATTAAAAATTCTGCTTAAGCATAAAGGCAAACACAAAAGAAAAGAGTAAATGGTAATGGCGCTATGAGAGAGTCAATTTACAAGTATACATCATTATAGtccaaaatattgtttctaaCAGTCATGTTATTAATCTGCtggaaaaatatcaaaaacacAAAGATTGCAAGATTTTGTACCTTTTTGCTTGTTCAAGCAATTCTGCATAAGGATTGGGTGCTTTCTTTTTAACTCCATTCGAATTATTCTCAGGTGGTTTCATCTTCGCCTGCTGCTTCTGCATGGCTTGTAAATACGGGTTGGTCGGCATTTTTTGCGGAACTTTTGGTTGCTCTTTTTTCAAAGGCACTTTTTTGtcgaaaacttttttgtttttggaaaTTTCTGGAACTTTTTCGTTTTTCCTTCTATCCAGTTGCCCAGATTTtggatttaaaattgttttcagCAGGTTTTGAAAGTGAACTACTGCTCGAAGAGTTCGTTTTAACGCTGGGCAATTTTTGCTTTGAAGGAAACATCTTATGACTGCTGCTTGAAGAGTTTTTTGATCTTACGTCAAATTTTTCCTTTGGGAGCGATTTTGAGAGGGAGGAGAGACTTGGAGAGGAAGAGGACTTTTTCATTTCACCTCCGGAGGAGCTTTTCTTCTTAAATTTATCCATTAGAGCCTTGATCTTTGCTTGCTTACTCTCCTCTGTGAGACCTCTGTCCAGCTTCCCAATTTTAAAGCTTGGGGAACCAGATGTCGTACCTTCAGATTTCCTTTTTACgcctgaaataataaaaagaataaattatttaccctttaacttataaatgaattaaaactgttaataaacatggctaaaaagttattatacacaattttaaaattaaaaaaacaatggttTTTATGAGCTCTTTTTTCAATGATAACAGATAAGAGCCTTTACTAATATTTACACAGCCTATACTGTAATAAAGGAAAACAGGAGTCATTAAAGCAAATTTATTATGCTTTAGTTTATATGGTAAAtctaaaatacataaatataacaacatacaatacaaatagTCAAAAAACATTTGACATGTTTGAAAAATTTAGCTTTAAAATGTAACCATGTcacaaataaactttaaaaaatttcctacataatatatatattttaatattgtaaaacttttaaaaaaggaaataacaAACCTTTTCCACTGAGTTCCTTTAATTTAGCTTCAAGTTctttcctttttcttttttcacgTTCATATTTTTCCTTGGCCACACCATCGTCAGAGgaatcttttatttaaaaatgaatgttaaaaaccaaaaatatgCTAATAACCATTTGTTGGTGTTCGGTTTTAAACACCTAGTGGCCCCTTacaattaccacgtatgtgaacGAGATGCCACGTTTTCaagtatataattattttgtgcaagaatttttttttttgtaattgttggtgactgttttgttttgaattttttatgtttttcctgtatggctgacattttAGGCCCATTTAagaaaccactgggttggagcaattgctgttaagtatcttaCCAGAAAACACACGtgctacaatggtagcagcatcgagccttgaatccataaactctgggttagaggcaggcgtgctaaccactttgccacagtgCCATGTATACTACAATAAAcaatagtatagtagggttggggaagatgggaagccctttcattctattttctcgtcacatttggtagtagacaaagaacatttaaagaattataaaaccgtttcctcacaactctcatagactgttgataattgtttaaaacacgatcagaacaCTTGAAAATTAGGctaaaggtgtgccatcttcctccaccctactatatattattttactaaCCGACCTGTGTCAGAATGTGACGAGTCATCATCGCTGTCATCATCCGACTCAGCAGGAACTTGCTTCCCAGCGAGATTTAAAAGGGAGTTAAAATCGAGTCCAGCACCAGCGATTCTTGCCCGCTCTCTGTGTTTCTcttgctttttaatttttcttttctcCTCCTCACTTGGAGGGAGCAGACTGTTCTGTTTGCTTCTACTACCTCCCTCAAATCCATTAGcctacatacaaaaaaaattacatttataaagtaCATTAGGATTTATAAAGtacattagaaaaaaaacatttataaagtaaattagctgttttttaagatttatttGCCCAGATACAGAAAAAATTTCCGAGCTagacaaaaaaatttacattttttcttttcttttttttgaggatgaaaaaaaaacatttataaagtaCACTAGCTGTTTTTAGGATTTATTTGACTAGATACAGAAAAATGTCCGAGCTAGGGTAGCACATAGATACCAAGAAAAACGTGTGTAATGTTCTCAGAGATAACAAAAAAGTATTGCGGAATATTATAGAATGCCAATCGATGCAGTTTGACAAGTATGTTCCCCCTGAttacaacacaaaaataaCACACCCATACCAAATAACAAACTTACCTTATGATAAATCTTATTCATGAAAGCTTTATGTCTTCTATCATCCTCAGGACTTAACTGAAAATCTTCTTTCTTTTGCTCTTTATGCAAACCAAGGTAGTCCTCCCCTCTGTATATCTGGTATAAATATACATGTGTAACTTTTAGGTTAGGCCTGTAATATTATGTACAGAGGTGTAAAGATAGCGTAACTTTCccctatgtatatataaaataaatatagatgTATCACTTTCAGATTTGGCCTGTTGTATGACTATAttatccatgttataattataaacatggGTGTAAAAATAGggtaacttaatttttaaaacaggggtcACAACAGGGTCAGGGTAACCTTCTTATTTAAAcgtatgaaataaatatagatGTATAACATTCAGATTATCCCTGTTATCTTATAAACATAGGTGCAAAGATAGggtaacttaatttttaaacaggggTGACAATAGGGTAACTTTCCCCTCTATATATCtgatatttatagtttttaaccaGTTTTTAACTCTTAAAACGGGTTTATGGTAAAATTATATTGCGCAATGCgcattaattaaaaatgtttgacaACTTTTTAGGcctgttaaaatatgttcacTCTGCAAGGACTGGGTAacgtaatattaaaaacaggGGTGAAATCATGTGTTTTGGTACCACAGTTATGCTCTCTAAAATAGGTTCACCCTGGTGTTGGCTACTAAGGAGGGGAGTCAAATGATATTGCACATTAATTAATGAAGTTTCTAATGTTTGACAACCTTTTGGTCACAGTGAGTGTTATCACACTTTAACATTGTCACTCTGAAgttactaaaaattaaaaacaatttgacAGCCATGATTACCTAAAATATATGATAGCACTATTTAcaaaaaaggttgtttaaatgaGTATAAAAATCACTGGATattctaaaaatacaatttagacaaattCATAGAAAAGtcatagcctatatatatatatatatatacatataaatacaataacacTATGTCACTATCCATATAAAAGTTACTTAACTCGAAAACCTTAAGAGAATATGTGAACACTCTTATTTCAATAAAGAATAACACTGTATCTATCTACTTGTCCCAGACTATGTATTTACAAGGCtcgccgctgctaccattatgggcgtatgtgtccttgggcaagacacttaacggcaattgctccaacccagtggtcactaatgggttgtccaaattatcagccatacataaaaaaaatgaaaaaaatccaaaaaaaataatcacccacaaagtaacatacatggtaactcgtaagctggcacgaggttttaaacccgtgtgataacgactgtcgttttccggccacgcgaggataaagtaagttatattcattcatattatatatatatgtgttattGACCTGTAAATTATCCTTTGTTCTCTTGGCCATTGCATTCGCTTTCCTTGTATGTTTTGCATCAACACGGAGTTTTTGAAGCGattcctttttcttttttgcatgttttactaaaattgcgataaaactattaaaattagTTATTTCATCCAATTATTTTTAAGGAAAGTACCaaagtttaaagtattttaaacagcaaaagcctatttatatataattcgatcaaaatataataaattttctttttttttcaacgtttttctttttcctttttttttcgAACAATTTATAAACTACATTAGCTGGCAAATTTAGGATTTTTTATTCACCATTTTCTAAGTACaattttgtagcaaaaataaaaatactaacCTACCCATACTAACCTACCCACTACccataaatattatatgataAAGTTAGGTATTATACAAAAGTATCTtgttacattgttttatttcgtCTTCTTTCTTTTTGCGGAGAAACGCTTGAATAGCCGCTGGGTCGACATTCTTTTGAAGTTTCTTGGCGGCTTTAGGTTCCGTAGAGTAACCAATTTTcttaaaggaaaaaatataaatatttaatcaatgAGGTGTCCTCCTAATTTGATAAGAttgataaatatattgaaGAGTAACCAATtttctaaaagaaaaaatatatataaaaatgaacgAGGTGTTGTAGTGATTGATGTGTAAAAGCATTTGTAATTCCACATTTACCAAGATTGTATAGCAGCATGAAATAACACTGGTGGTGTGTACCgtcattaaacaaaaaactgcCGCAATTTCCTAATCATTGTCAACAATTGTATTCCAATGTCATTGTTATATTATGGAAAAGGAAACTATTAAGTTTCGTCGGCGTTATGCCAGCTGACAACTATGCATGAAGTGAAATTTagataatgaaatatatatattatatatctgTGCCCGAAGCACACTCAACCACTACAGTGTCTTCTTAATCTCATAAGGTTGatgaatgtatagtagggtgagagaagatgggacacctattcattctattttctcttctcatttggtattgaacaaaaaactttcaaagaattataaaactgtatgctcacaactctcatagaccgttgctaactgtttaaaacacgataaggatgtttggatatcatgtactaaaggtgtcctatcttcccccaccctattataaaaatattaaggCCTGAGTTATGTATACTTGTGTATGACTATTTCCTATATGTTTACTTGGCACCAGTAAAGAATCCTCTGGTATATATAGCGGAATAGGATGGTGGAAAGTGCTAGGTTGGTGGTCAGGGGTTGATGGTTAAAGGGtcagtggttataggggttagtggtaataggggttagtggtctacaaataaggtggggaagaattcttcactagcaccgttTACTTTAATGTTTGACAGCATAGGCTAATGGGCATCAATACCAAACGTTTTAACCCGGATAAGgacaaaattacataaaaaacacactTTGTATTCTGAGCACGTCTAGAATTAATACTGATATAGAACTAAAAGGATTTTCTGAAATACAAGATTAGTAACGAAGTTAACTTAAAGAAAAATTGCCCCTTACTTTTTGATTCGTCGCAtctttcttgtttttcttcGCCAGAGAAATGACTTGGTTTAAATCCATGGCACTACAGATACATCCTTCTTACACTGGAGACAAGACTATACTGAATCAGAAATCtctttttacattaattttttttcgcaAGGGGTTTTTCAAGGCCTTTTCGCCATATGTAgatggtgacgtcattaagtAGTTTATTTCTCCCTAAATAAAACGATTCAGTCTATCCACATTTTGCTACGCATTTGTTGTGATTTAAGAGGGACCACGCCTTTAAAAACTTAGATAACAAAGGTTTAACTTTTGATATATTGAACTCGGTTTGAAAAGCACGAAAAAAACATGCATGtaaatttatgaatgaatgtaacttgctttatcctcgcgtggttgggaaactacagtcgttaaaacacgggtcttctgtttcaaacaccttatgccagctAACCACTTATCATGTACACTGGGGTAGgtgaagacgggacaccatttcattccATTCTCGTCCCATccggtaataaacaaaaaatattcaaagaaatgataggtgttccatcttctcccaccctactatattatttgcAAACATACACCGCAGGAGCGTAAGCTCTAAAGACATGGTTAGTAGGGCGGCTTTAACTTAAC encodes:
- the LOC100180491 gene encoding protein SPT2 homolog, encoding MDLNQVISLAKKNKKDATNQKKIGYSTEPKAAKKLQKNVDPAAIQAFLRKKKEDEIKQLKHAKKKKESLQKLRVDAKHTRKANAMAKRTKDNLQIYRGEDYLGLHKEQKKEDFQLSPEDDRRHKAFMNKIYHKANGFEGGSRSKQNSLLPPSEEEKRKIKKQEKHRERARIAGAGLDFNSLLNLAGKQVPAESDDDSDDDSSHSDTDSSDDGVAKEKYEREKRKRKELEAKLKELSGKGVKRKSEGTTSGSPSFKIGKLDRGLTEESKQAKIKALMDKFKKKSSSGGEMKKSSSSPSLSSLSKSLPKEKFDVRSKNSSSSSHKMFPSKQKLPSVKTNSSSSSSLSKPAENNFKSKIWATG